The Palleronia sp. THAF1 genome window below encodes:
- a CDS encoding BCCT family transporter, protein MLTTILSFGIIMAFGLVIFITIKWWNLRLTGTDPVSLLVFISILFTSGLDVGLVMFPVAFDFPLYADTETYPTFAFTNPLAIEFGMWGFLIWAFYFLTGFYFCVIEPRVRFFEIPVVKTVNNIVIIATCAFTGSLFLQYLPFYMPMVGDGESIIPLFYVITFLIICAAAYSSTNIKFVKMLSVASSGLFVALILLAWLVSGAGVGGFLGNLSLIGGYFTNIHHFVLPMGDGAGYHAFFLFWWFAWSIMIGQFTSRFVGGLKTQHFLLALLVIPSIPLAIWFSVLYHFYVESIPLGPLMNWAMITVGVIFVVNSFDSLIRLYTDNLNLTTDRLGLLPYLALNVGMLSVLTYAFSSGWLKIDWIGAIVVGIMAAAVLYILARHRRTVAEIDDMPRGQSMPAE, encoded by the coding sequence ATGCTAACGACGATTCTTTCCTTCGGGATCATCATGGCCTTCGGGCTGGTGATCTTCATCACCATCAAATGGTGGAACCTGCGGCTGACCGGGACCGATCCGGTGTCGCTGCTGGTGTTCATTTCGATCCTGTTCACATCCGGGCTGGACGTGGGCCTTGTCATGTTCCCGGTCGCCTTCGATTTCCCGCTGTATGCCGATACGGAAACCTATCCGACTTTCGCCTTCACCAACCCGTTGGCGATCGAATTCGGGATGTGGGGGTTCCTGATCTGGGCCTTCTACTTCCTGACGGGCTTTTATTTCTGCGTGATAGAGCCGCGCGTGCGCTTCTTCGAGATCCCGGTCGTGAAAACCGTCAACAACATCGTCATCATCGCGACCTGCGCCTTCACCGGCTCCTTGTTCCTGCAATACCTACCGTTCTACATGCCCATGGTCGGCGACGGCGAAAGCATCATCCCGCTGTTCTACGTGATCACCTTCTTGATCATCTGCGCGGCGGCCTACAGCTCGACGAACATCAAGTTCGTGAAGATGCTGTCGGTCGCGTCGTCGGGGCTGTTCGTCGCTTTGATCCTGCTGGCATGGCTGGTCAGCGGCGCGGGAGTCGGTGGCTTCCTTGGCAATCTGTCGCTGATCGGCGGCTACTTCACCAACATCCACCACTTCGTGCTGCCCATGGGGGACGGCGCGGGCTACCACGCCTTCTTCCTGTTCTGGTGGTTCGCTTGGTCGATCATGATCGGCCAGTTCACGTCGCGCTTCGTGGGCGGCCTGAAGACCCAGCACTTCCTGCTGGCGCTGCTGGTGATCCCGTCCATCCCGCTCGCGATCTGGTTCTCGGTTCTGTACCACTTCTACGTGGAATCGATCCCGTTGGGTCCGCTGATGAACTGGGCGATGATCACCGTGGGCGTGATCTTCGTGGTCAACTCGTTCGACTCGCTGATCCGGCTGTACACCGACAACCTGAACCTCACGACCGACCGTCTGGGCCTTCTGCCCTATCTGGCGCTGAACGTCGGGATGCTGTCGGTGCTGACCTACGCGTTCAGCTCAGGCTGGCTGAAGATCGACTGGATCGGCGCGATCGTCGTGGGGATCATGGCTGCGGCGGTGCTGTATATTCTGGCCCGCCATCGCCGCACGGTGGCCGAAATCGACGACATGCCCCGCGGTCAATCCATGCCCGCCGAGTGA
- the betC gene encoding choline-sulfatase, with protein sequence MTQPNILILMVDQLNGTLFPDGPADFLHLPNLKRLAAKSVRFANSYTGSPLCAPARAAFMSGALPSRTGVYDNAAEFRSSLPTYAHFLRRAGYQTCLSGKMHFVGPDQLHGFEERLTTDVYPADFGWTPDYRKPGERIDWWYHNMGSVTGAGVAEITNQLEYDDEVAYHANRKLYDYARGHDDRPWCLTVSFTHPHDPYVARKKYWDLYEDCEHLLPDVPAMDYEDHDAHSKRIFDANDWRSFDITEEDIRRSRRAYFANLSYLDDKIGELLHTLDATRQEAIILFVSDHGDMLGERGLWFKMSFLEGSARVPMMLCAPGLEPRRIETPVSTIDVTPTLCDLAGVSMEEIMPWTDGQSLLPTAKGEPREAPVRIEYAAEASDAPLVCLRQGRYKFTRCALDPEQLFDLVADPHELTNLATDPAHAEALTHFRNLADTTWDLDRFDADVRESQARRWVVYEALRKGGYYPWDFQPLQRASERYMRNHMDLNVLEENQRFPRGE encoded by the coding sequence ATGACGCAGCCCAACATCCTGATCCTGATGGTCGACCAGCTGAACGGCACGCTGTTCCCGGACGGTCCTGCCGATTTCCTGCACCTGCCGAACCTGAAGCGATTGGCCGCGAAGTCCGTGCGCTTCGCAAACAGTTACACCGGCTCGCCCCTGTGCGCGCCCGCCCGCGCGGCCTTCATGTCGGGCGCCCTGCCCTCTCGCACCGGCGTCTACGACAACGCGGCAGAGTTCCGGTCCAGTTTGCCCACATACGCCCACTTCCTGCGCCGCGCGGGCTACCAGACCTGCCTGTCGGGCAAGATGCACTTCGTCGGCCCGGATCAGTTGCACGGGTTCGAGGAACGGCTGACCACCGACGTCTACCCCGCCGATTTCGGCTGGACGCCCGACTACCGCAAGCCGGGCGAGCGGATCGACTGGTGGTATCACAATATGGGCTCTGTCACGGGTGCCGGCGTGGCAGAGATCACCAACCAGTTGGAGTACGACGACGAGGTCGCCTATCACGCCAACCGAAAGCTCTACGACTACGCGCGCGGCCATGATGACAGGCCCTGGTGCCTGACCGTCAGCTTCACGCATCCGCACGATCCATATGTCGCACGCAAGAAATACTGGGACCTCTACGAGGATTGCGAACACCTGCTGCCCGACGTCCCGGCGATGGATTACGAGGACCACGACGCCCACTCAAAGCGCATCTTCGACGCGAACGACTGGCGGTCCTTCGACATCACGGAAGAAGACATCCGACGCTCACGCCGGGCCTATTTCGCCAACCTCTCCTACCTCGACGACAAGATCGGAGAGCTGTTGCACACGTTGGACGCCACGCGGCAGGAAGCGATCATCCTGTTCGTGTCGGATCACGGCGACATGCTGGGCGAGCGGGGCCTGTGGTTCAAGATGAGCTTCCTCGAAGGCTCCGCCCGGGTGCCGATGATGCTTTGCGCACCGGGGCTAGAGCCGAGGCGGATCGAGACACCGGTGTCCACCATCGACGTGACGCCGACACTGTGCGACCTGGCGGGCGTGTCGATGGAAGAGATCATGCCGTGGACCGACGGGCAAAGCCTGCTGCCCACGGCGAAAGGCGAACCGCGCGAGGCTCCGGTGCGGATCGAATACGCGGCCGAAGCCTCTGACGCGCCGCTCGTCTGCCTGCGGCAGGGGCGCTACAAGTTCACACGCTGCGCGCTGGACCCCGAACAGCTGTTCGACCTGGTCGCCGATCCGCACGAGTTGACGAACCTCGCGACCGATCCCGCCCATGCCGAGGCTCTGACCCATTTCCGCAATCTTGCCGATACGACTTGGGATCTTGATCGTTTCGACGCCGACGTGCGCGAAAGTCAGGCACGCCGCTGGGTCGTCTATGAAGCACTACGCAAGGGCGGCTACTACCCGTGGGATTTCCAGCCTCTTCAGCGTGCCTCGGAGCGGTATATGCGCAATCATATGGATTTGAACGTGCTAGAAGAAAATCAGCGATTCCCCCGTGGGGAATAA
- a CDS encoding FAD-binding oxidoreductase yields MTQNLNPASGAFVDRLAAMLPDGTVSVAEDFHRGELRKQIRGTAEAVAAPATVSEVQTIIRACAEARVPVIPFGGWTGLVGGQLSPDVPALALSTHRLRAVRGVWPEEGVATVEAGVILSELHDLAQNAGLMFPLSLGAKGSARIGGLLSTNAGGTGVLRYGAMRDLTLGIEAVLPDSSLMNTAHRLRKSNMGYDLRNLMIGAEGTLGIITAASLRLFPIPRVVAAAVLAIRDPEAALTLLARLRDRVGDQVTGCELMDGTGLRWLAASHPAVRQPFAAPPDWSVLVEVGGASDDLHATLEEVAAGSMEDGLVTDGVFAQSEAQRDAFWEMRESIPEANRAVGAIASHDVSVPLSELARLIELGRPALRKIAPDLRFNIFGHVGDGNLHYNLFPAKGRDRSEYAALKDDLSARLHDLVTDMGGAISAEHGIGRLRAAEFARLGDPASIAAMRAVKRALDPYGIMNPGAILG; encoded by the coding sequence ATGACCCAGAACCTGAACCCGGCAAGCGGCGCGTTCGTGGACCGGCTGGCGGCGATGTTGCCGGACGGCACAGTCTCGGTGGCCGAAGACTTCCACCGCGGCGAGCTGCGCAAGCAGATCCGCGGCACGGCAGAGGCGGTGGCGGCCCCCGCAACGGTGTCAGAGGTGCAGACGATCATCCGCGCCTGTGCCGAGGCGCGTGTTCCCGTGATCCCCTTCGGTGGCTGGACCGGGCTTGTCGGCGGCCAGTTGTCGCCCGATGTGCCCGCGCTGGCCCTGTCGACCCACCGCCTGCGGGCCGTGCGCGGCGTTTGGCCGGAAGAGGGCGTGGCAACAGTGGAGGCAGGCGTGATCCTGTCGGAACTGCACGATCTGGCGCAGAACGCTGGTCTGATGTTCCCGCTGTCGCTGGGCGCGAAAGGCTCGGCGCGGATCGGCGGCCTGCTGTCCACCAATGCCGGCGGCACCGGTGTGCTGCGCTACGGCGCGATGCGCGATCTGACGCTGGGGATCGAAGCTGTGCTGCCCGATAGCAGCTTGATGAACACCGCGCATCGTCTACGGAAGTCGAACATGGGGTATGACCTGCGCAACCTGATGATCGGGGCAGAGGGCACGCTGGGCATCATCACAGCTGCCTCTCTGCGCCTGTTTCCGATTCCGCGCGTGGTCGCCGCTGCCGTTCTGGCGATCCGCGATCCCGAAGCGGCATTGACCCTGCTGGCACGATTGCGCGACCGGGTCGGCGATCAGGTCACGGGCTGCGAGTTGATGGACGGCACCGGTCTGCGTTGGCTGGCCGCCAGCCACCCCGCCGTGCGTCAACCCTTCGCCGCGCCGCCAGATTGGTCGGTGTTGGTCGAGGTCGGCGGCGCATCCGACGACCTGCACGCCACGCTGGAAGAGGTCGCGGCAGGGTCGATGGAGGACGGACTGGTGACCGATGGCGTATTCGCCCAGTCCGAAGCGCAGCGCGATGCGTTTTGGGAGATGCGCGAAAGCATTCCCGAAGCGAACCGCGCGGTCGGGGCCATTGCCTCGCACGATGTGTCTGTGCCGCTGTCTGAGCTGGCTCGGTTGATCGAACTCGGCCGCCCCGCGCTGCGCAAGATCGCGCCGGACCTGCGGTTCAACATTTTCGGCCACGTGGGCGACGGCAACCTGCACTACAACCTTTTCCCCGCCAAGGGGCGGGACCGATCTGAATACGCCGCGCTGAAGGACGACCTGAGCGCCCGCCTGCACGATCTGGTGACCGACATGGGCGGCGCGATCAGTGCGGAACATGGCATCGGACGGTTGCGCGCGGCAGAGTTCGCGCGGCTGGGCGACCCCGCCTCCATCGCCGCGATGCGGGCGGTAAAACGGGCGCTCGACCCATATGGCATCATGAACCCCGGCGCGATCTTGGGCTAG
- a CDS encoding GntP family permease — MGLIGIFLSLGLLMYLAYRGINVLILAPVMALLATLFAGWLPLLATYTQVFMPALGNYLLQFFPLFLLGAIFGKLMADSGSARTIAEWFTDKMGASQSIAAVVAACGVLTYGGVSLFVVAFAVYPIANALFQKSDTPKRLLPAALALGSFTFTMTAFPGTPAIQNAIPMPYFGTTPFAAPIYGTLAGLGMLIGGTFWLNRRRDAANAKGEGYGDHPATDADANEPDDAAPGFLIAILPVVAVIVLNAAFTYLIIPAMETGYLADDQYGNASIDDVKGIWAIIASLVIAILLCTALNWSRFKDLLESYNKGTMGSLLPVFNTASEVGYGAVIASLPAFVVVRDAVLGLSSNPLISSAVATNVLAGITGSASGGMSIALETLGDRFAEQAQAAGIDPEIMHRVVALSSGGFDALPHNGAVITLLAITGLTHKTSYGDIFVVAVLIPFSITVAVVLSASVLLV, encoded by the coding sequence ATGGGTCTTATCGGCATCTTTCTGTCCCTCGGCCTGTTGATGTATCTGGCCTACCGCGGGATCAACGTGCTGATCCTCGCCCCTGTCATGGCGCTTCTGGCGACGCTTTTCGCCGGGTGGCTGCCGCTGCTGGCGACCTATACGCAGGTTTTCATGCCCGCGCTGGGCAACTACCTGTTGCAGTTCTTCCCGCTGTTTCTGCTGGGCGCGATCTTCGGCAAGTTGATGGCCGACTCCGGCTCTGCCCGCACTATTGCAGAATGGTTCACTGACAAGATGGGCGCCTCGCAATCCATCGCCGCCGTCGTCGCGGCCTGCGGGGTGCTGACATACGGCGGCGTGTCGCTCTTCGTCGTGGCCTTCGCGGTCTATCCCATCGCCAACGCGCTGTTTCAGAAATCCGACACGCCAAAACGGCTGCTGCCCGCTGCCCTTGCGCTGGGGTCGTTCACATTCACCATGACGGCCTTTCCCGGCACGCCTGCAATCCAGAATGCGATCCCGATGCCCTATTTCGGCACCACGCCCTTCGCCGCACCGATCTACGGCACGCTGGCTGGTCTGGGCATGCTGATCGGCGGAACATTCTGGCTGAACCGTCGTCGCGATGCGGCCAACGCCAAGGGCGAAGGCTATGGCGACCACCCCGCCACCGATGCCGATGCGAACGAGCCCGACGACGCCGCACCCGGTTTCCTGATTGCGATTCTGCCTGTGGTGGCCGTCATCGTGCTGAACGCCGCATTCACCTACCTGATCATTCCGGCGATGGAGACGGGCTATCTCGCCGACGATCAATACGGCAATGCCTCTATAGATGACGTCAAGGGCATCTGGGCGATCATTGCATCTCTCGTTATCGCGATCCTGCTGTGCACCGCCCTGAACTGGAGCCGGTTCAAGGATCTGCTGGAAAGCTACAACAAGGGCACGATGGGCTCGCTTCTGCCCGTCTTCAACACCGCGTCAGAGGTCGGATACGGCGCCGTCATTGCGTCATTGCCGGCCTTCGTCGTGGTCCGCGATGCGGTGCTTGGGCTGTCGTCGAACCCGTTGATCTCGTCAGCCGTGGCGACGAACGTGCTGGCGGGCATCACCGGATCGGCGTCGGGCGGCATGTCCATCGCGCTGGAAACGCTGGGCGACCGTTTTGCCGAACAGGCCCAGGCGGCGGGCATCGATCCCGAGATCATGCACCGTGTCGTTGCCCTGTCGTCCGGCGGCTTTGACGCACTGCCGCACAACGGCGCGGTCATCACATTGCTGGCGATTACGGGGCTGACCCACAAGACAAGCTATGGCGACATCTTCGTGGTCGCAGTGTTGATCCCGTTCTCGATCACCGTCGCGGTGGTGCTGTCGGCTTCTGTGCTGCTGGTCTAG
- a CDS encoding acyl-CoA dehydrogenase family protein, with amino-acid sequence MNMASGFAAANDSPTFFDETHRMLRDQVRRFVETEIKPHALQWEQDGMVPRAVLRKMGELGFFGIRYPENLGGSAMDERATVVWAEELGRSTFSGVAITALVHTDMASVHIFNAGTPEQIEQWIPRCISGEAISAVAVTEPGAGSDVKGMTTRARRDGDDWVLNGSKLYITNGVHADVYCVAAKTDPDARPSQSVTMFLVEKGTPGFTVSRALDKHGWRSSDTAELSFQDARVPAANVLGAEGRGFYEIMKNFQNERLVIGAMAMGEAQAALELTVAYLKERKAFGESLWEKQGIRQRLAMLAARVEACRQMVYATAARAAGGEDVVRDVSMIKALAGELVNEVMYDCVQFHGGMGFMRESTIERMSRDARVQAIGGGATEVMLEEVAKRM; translated from the coding sequence ATGAACATGGCCTCTGGCTTCGCCGCCGCAAACGACAGCCCGACGTTCTTTGATGAAACGCACCGGATGCTGCGCGACCAGGTGCGTCGCTTCGTCGAGACGGAAATTAAGCCCCACGCCCTGCAGTGGGAACAGGATGGCATGGTCCCCCGCGCCGTGCTACGCAAGATGGGAGAGCTGGGGTTCTTCGGCATCCGCTACCCCGAGAACCTGGGCGGGTCCGCCATGGACGAACGCGCGACCGTGGTCTGGGCCGAAGAACTCGGCCGGTCCACCTTTTCCGGCGTCGCGATCACGGCGCTGGTGCATACGGACATGGCGTCGGTCCATATCTTCAACGCAGGCACACCGGAGCAGATCGAACAGTGGATCCCGCGCTGCATCTCGGGCGAGGCGATCAGCGCGGTCGCCGTGACAGAGCCCGGCGCGGGGTCGGACGTGAAGGGCATGACCACCCGCGCCCGACGCGATGGTGACGATTGGGTGCTGAACGGGTCGAAGCTGTACATCACCAATGGCGTCCACGCGGATGTCTATTGCGTCGCGGCGAAGACCGATCCCGACGCGCGGCCTTCGCAGTCGGTGACGATGTTCCTTGTTGAAAAGGGCACACCCGGCTTCACCGTCAGCCGCGCGCTGGACAAGCACGGCTGGCGCTCGTCGGACACGGCAGAGCTGTCGTTTCAGGACGCGCGCGTGCCGGCGGCCAACGTGTTGGGGGCCGAAGGGCGCGGGTTCTACGAGATCATGAAGAACTTCCAGAACGAACGGCTTGTGATCGGTGCGATGGCGATGGGAGAGGCTCAAGCAGCTTTGGAACTAACGGTCGCCTACCTGAAAGAACGCAAGGCCTTCGGCGAGAGCCTGTGGGAAAAGCAGGGCATCCGGCAGCGGCTGGCGATGTTGGCCGCGCGGGTCGAGGCGTGCCGTCAAATGGTCTACGCCACCGCCGCGCGGGCGGCCGGGGGCGAGGACGTCGTGCGCGACGTGTCGATGATCAAGGCGCTGGCGGGTGAGTTGGTGAACGAGGTGATGTACGATTGCGTCCAGTTCCACGGCGGCATGGGCTTCATGCGTGAAAGCACCATCGAACGCATGAGCCGCGACGCGCGCGTACAGGCCATTGGCGGGGGTGCCACCGAGGTTATGCTGGAGGAAGTCGCCAAGCGGATGTAA
- a CDS encoding MaoC family dehydratase, whose amino-acid sequence MPGLYYEDFEDGQVFDHEWTRTITEADNRWFSLLTMNTQPLHIDAHYAANTEFKRPLVNSLFTLGLMVGMSVNDTTFRTTVANLGMTDVIFPHPLFEGDTIHVRTTVLRKRESAKRPEAGIVTFRHECFNQDDVLCGSCERAGLMKKRPQGETT is encoded by the coding sequence ATGCCGGGACTGTATTACGAGGATTTCGAGGACGGTCAGGTTTTCGATCATGAATGGACACGGACGATCACCGAGGCTGACAACCGCTGGTTCTCGCTTCTGACGATGAATACGCAGCCCCTTCATATCGACGCGCATTACGCGGCAAACACGGAATTCAAACGGCCGCTGGTGAACTCTTTGTTCACCCTTGGCCTGATGGTCGGGATGAGCGTCAACGACACGACCTTTCGCACCACTGTCGCCAACCTTGGCATGACCGACGTGATCTTTCCCCATCCACTGTTCGAGGGCGACACGATCCACGTGCGCACAACCGTCCTGCGAAAACGCGAAAGCGCCAAGCGGCCGGAAGCGGGGATCGTGACCTTCCGCCACGAGTGCTTCAACCAAGACGACGTTCTGTGCGGGTCCTGCGAGCGCGCGGGCCTGATGAAGAAACGCCCACAGGGAGAGACGACATGA
- a CDS encoding CaiB/BaiF CoA transferase family protein: protein MTNTPRQGPLTGTRIVEMTGIGPVPYATMLMADMGAQVIRIDRRGGYPAPDPDLDFGALDAAAIFYRSRPVVEVNLKTDAGRALVHRLIAQSDALIEGYRPGAMERLGLGPQDALRLKPALTYTRVTGWGQTGPRAQTAGHDLNYIALSGALSLFARDGTPPQGLPPLIGDMAGGALFAVIGTLASILNARATGQGQVVDANMVDGTASLYTLIQALAAAGMHRWPGGNVLDGGRWYYRTYACAEGHVAVGAIEPAFRKILIDTLGVSDNPRLDTDPEALLSEVFATKPATHWDALFRETDGCVTMIRTPDQAANYTDSFTTIDGIPQANPAPWFDATPGAITTPPAQAIHPNTDALLDWGLTRDEISRHIADGTLT from the coding sequence ATGACCAACACACCGCGCCAAGGCCCCCTGACCGGCACTCGCATCGTAGAGATGACCGGCATCGGCCCCGTGCCCTACGCTACCATGCTGATGGCCGACATGGGTGCGCAGGTGATCCGCATCGACCGGCGCGGCGGCTATCCCGCACCGGACCCCGACCTGGACTTTGGCGCGCTGGACGCCGCCGCCATATTTTACCGTTCGCGTCCCGTGGTAGAGGTGAACTTGAAGACCGACGCGGGCCGTGCGTTGGTTCACCGCCTCATTGCCCAGTCCGACGCGCTGATCGAAGGCTACCGGCCGGGTGCAATGGAGCGCCTCGGCCTCGGCCCCCAAGACGCCTTGCGTCTGAAGCCCGCGCTCACTTACACGCGCGTCACCGGCTGGGGCCAGACCGGCCCGCGGGCGCAGACTGCGGGGCACGACCTCAACTACATTGCCCTGTCCGGTGCGCTGTCGCTCTTCGCCCGCGACGGCACACCGCCACAGGGCCTTCCGCCCCTGATCGGTGACATGGCCGGCGGCGCGCTCTTCGCCGTCATCGGCACCCTCGCGTCGATCCTCAATGCCCGCGCGACGGGGCAGGGGCAGGTGGTGGACGCCAACATGGTGGACGGCACCGCCTCTCTCTATACCCTGATCCAGGCGCTCGCCGCCGCCGGAATGCACCGTTGGCCTGGCGGCAACGTCTTGGACGGCGGTCGCTGGTATTATCGCACCTACGCTTGCGCCGAAGGCCACGTCGCGGTCGGTGCGATAGAGCCTGCTTTTCGCAAGATCCTGATTGATACGCTGGGCGTCTCCGACAATCCCCGCCTCGACACCGACCCTGAAGCCCTCCTGTCCGAGGTCTTCGCCACCAAACCCGCGACCCATTGGGATGCGCTTTTCCGCGAGACCGACGGCTGCGTCACCATGATCCGCACCCCGGATCAGGCCGCGAATTATACCGATAGCTTCACCACCATCGACGGCATCCCCCAGGCCAATCCCGCACCCTGGTTCGACGCCACACCCGGCGCGATCACCACGCCTCCGGCACAGGCGATCCACCCCAACACGGATGCCCTGTTGGACTGGGGCCTGACCCGCGACGAGATTTCCCGACACATAGCCGACGGCACGCTTACCTAA
- a CDS encoding Fur family transcriptional regulator yields MDDPTDRPARLLREAGLRVTQQRLAILAALEEAEDHPVAEDLLARVRSADETVSTATIYRTLGALEAAGLVHRLSFGGEPARFEMAPRIQHDHLVDVDTGEVIEIQSDALAALRRQIAAEHGYDIVEHRTVIRGKRV; encoded by the coding sequence ATGGATGATCCCACCGACCGCCCTGCCCGCCTGTTGCGCGAAGCCGGATTGCGCGTGACGCAGCAGCGGCTGGCGATTCTTGCTGCGTTGGAAGAGGCAGAGGATCACCCGGTTGCAGAGGACCTGCTGGCCCGTGTGCGCAGTGCAGACGAGACCGTTTCGACCGCGACGATCTACAGAACATTGGGGGCGCTGGAGGCGGCTGGGCTGGTGCATCGTCTATCCTTCGGGGGCGAGCCCGCGCGGTTCGAAATGGCGCCGCGCATCCAGCACGATCATTTGGTGGATGTGGACACAGGCGAGGTGATCGAGATTCAGAGCGACGCATTGGCTGCGCTGCGGCGGCAGATCGCGGCAGAGCATGGATACGACATTGTCGAGCATCGCACCGTGATCCGGGGGAAGCGGGTTTAG
- a CDS encoding metal ABC transporter substrate-binding protein, with protein MHRLILATVLSTLATSAIAQDKLKVVTTFTVLADMAQNVAGDAAEVVSITKPGAEIHGYSPTPRDIVGAQDADLILWNGLNLEIWFEQFLSNLRDVPSATLSDGIDPIPIAEGSYEGQSNPHAWMGLDNALIYVDNIAAALSDTDPANAETYSANAAAYKAQIEDTIAPLRQQIADLPGENWLVTCEGAFSYLARDFGLNELYLWPMNADQTGTPQQVRAVIDGVREHDVPAVFCESTVNTSPAEQVARETGATYGGVLYVDSLSQPEGPVPSYLDLLRVTSQTIADGLTQ; from the coding sequence ATGCACCGCCTGATCCTTGCCACCGTCCTGTCCACCCTCGCCACATCGGCTATCGCACAGGACAAGCTGAAGGTCGTGACCACCTTCACGGTCCTCGCAGATATGGCGCAGAACGTGGCGGGAGACGCGGCAGAGGTCGTGTCGATCACCAAGCCCGGTGCGGAGATCCACGGCTATTCCCCGACCCCGCGCGATATTGTCGGCGCGCAGGACGCTGATCTTATCCTGTGGAATGGTCTCAATCTGGAAATCTGGTTCGAACAGTTCCTGTCGAACTTGCGCGACGTGCCCTCCGCCACCCTGTCCGACGGGATCGACCCGATTCCGATCGCAGAGGGCAGCTATGAAGGGCAATCCAATCCGCATGCGTGGATGGGCCTCGATAACGCGCTGATCTACGTCGACAATATCGCCGCGGCGCTTTCCGACACCGATCCGGCGAATGCCGAGACATATTCGGCCAACGCCGCCGCCTACAAAGCGCAAATCGAAGACACCATCGCTCCCCTGCGTCAGCAAATCGCCGATCTACCGGGCGAGAACTGGCTGGTCACCTGCGAGGGCGCCTTCAGCTATCTTGCGCGCGACTTCGGACTGAACGAGCTATACCTCTGGCCCATGAACGCTGACCAGACGGGCACGCCCCAGCAGGTGCGCGCGGTCATCGACGGCGTGCGCGAGCATGACGTGCCGGCGGTCTTCTGTGAATCCACCGTGAACACATCCCCCGCCGAACAGGTCGCCCGAGAGACGGGCGCGACCTACGGCGGGGTGCTCTACGTCGACTCCCTGTCGCAGCCCGAAGGCCCGGTGCCCAGCTACCTCGACCTGCTGCGCGTCACATCGCAAACGATTGCGGACGGTCTCACGCAATGA
- a CDS encoding manganese/iron ABC transporter ATP-binding protein — protein sequence MTSPGLEVRDLTVTYRNGHTALNDASFEIPRGTITALVGVNGAGKSTLFKAIMGFVPAARGDIRVLGRTVREALKSNTIAYVPQAEEVDWTFPVLVEDVVMMGRYGHMGFLRRASAADHAAVDTALDRVNMADFRYRQIGELSGGQRKRVFLARALAQDGQVILLDEPFTGVDVQTEEQITTLLRELRDEGRVMLVSTHNLGSVPEFCDRTVLVKGTVLAHGPTETTFTRANLEQAFGGVLRHFTLGGPDLHDDHHDDEREISIFTDDERPLVHYGDKAHKLGTRE from the coding sequence ATGACCTCACCGGGGCTCGAGGTGCGCGATCTGACGGTGACCTACCGCAACGGTCACACCGCGCTGAACGACGCCAGCTTCGAGATCCCACGCGGCACGATCACCGCACTCGTAGGCGTCAATGGCGCGGGCAAGTCCACGCTGTTCAAGGCGATCATGGGCTTCGTCCCCGCGGCGCGCGGCGACATCCGGGTGCTGGGCCGCACCGTCCGGGAGGCGCTGAAATCCAACACCATCGCCTACGTCCCGCAGGCGGAAGAAGTCGATTGGACCTTTCCCGTCTTGGTCGAAGACGTGGTGATGATGGGGCGCTACGGGCACATGGGCTTCCTGCGCCGCGCCTCTGCCGCCGACCACGCCGCCGTCGATACCGCGCTGGATCGCGTGAACATGGCCGACTTCCGTTACCGCCAGATCGGAGAGCTGTCCGGCGGCCAACGCAAGCGCGTGTTCCTCGCACGCGCTCTGGCGCAGGACGGTCAGGTGATTCTGCTGGACGAGCCGTTCACCGGCGTCGACGTGCAGACCGAAGAGCAGATCACGACGCTCCTACGAGAGTTGCGAGACGAGGGGCGCGTGATGCTCGTCTCGACCCACAACCTCGGGTCCGTGCCCGAGTTCTGCGACCGCACCGTTCTGGTCAAAGGCACCGTCCTTGCTCACGGCCCGACGGAAACGACGTTCACGCGTGCCAACCTCGAACAGGCCTTCGGCGGCGTCCTGCGCCACTTCACCCTTGGCGGCCCGGACCTGCATGACGATCACCACGACGACGAGCGCGAGATCTCTATCTTCACGGATGACGAGCGCCCGCTCGTCCACTACGGCGACAAGGCCCACAAACTGGGCACGCGCGAATGA